The following DNA comes from bacterium.
TGCCGCGTACGCCGGATCACGCGATTCAAGGCATGGACTATTTCCTCGAGCGAAGTATAGGAAGCGAGGAAACGTTCCTGTAAAAAAATACGGAAATGGTTTTCAATGCCGGGCAACGGCTTTTGGAAATAATGCTCAATCATTTTTTTGATATCGTCGTGATGGGCCGACTGCATCGCATTGTAAAATTCATCAGCAAGCGATGGATTCGATTTAAGTAATACATGGTCGGTCAGCATTTCAACGAGAATGTGCGCGAGAAAAAACGGCCGGGCATTGTGAGAGACCGGAATACGGCGCACCAGCAGAGGACGGATTTTATCGTATGTTTTTTTGAAAA
Coding sequences within:
- a CDS encoding ACP phosphodiesterase produces the protein DRKLRFHESAITKLMSDEPHVMVWKGIHNHLRADAFFHQSEFFKKTYDKIRPLLVRRIPVSHNARPFFLAHILVEMLTDHVLLKSNPSLADEFYNAMQSAHHDDIKKMIEHYFQKPLPGIENHFRIFLQERFLASYTSLEEIVHALNRVIRRTRQEPFDPGFVTVLSDCTVIIDQDFPIFINDIDYFRTHFFPY